A window of Methanocaldococcus vulcanius M7 genomic DNA:
TAAACAGATAATCAAAGAATTAAGAGAATTTATGGCTTTCCATCCTCGAAGAGGTCTGATTTTAATAGGGTAATTTTTCTTATTTCGTTATAATATTTTTACTAATATTTATAGTTTTCTACACTATAAAATTTCTACCCATAAATAACCCCTTTTCTTTATAAACCCTACAACAGAACAATCCAAACTTTTATTTAAAAAACAACAATAAACAGAAAATAAAAATAAAAAACACACTTAATTAACCATGGATTTCTAAAAACAACTGCAATAAATTAAAAACACTAAAAAATCTCTGTAATCAAACACATCTAAATATAAGAAACAATTAAACAAACCAACCCTCAGAAACCAACTAAAAACAAATAAAAAACAAAAATCTAAACTAAAAACTCAAAACACAAAAAAACAGAAACAAACAACAAGATAAAAATATATGTTATTAATTAGTTAATGCTTGAAGTGGAGCTGGGATTCTTCCTCCTCTTTTGATAAATTTTTCTGAGGAGTATTTATTAACTTTCATGATTGGTGCACTTCCTAATAAACCACCATAATCTACCATTTCTCCTTCTTTTTTACCAGGCACTGGGATTATTCTAACAGCAGTTGTCTTGTTGTTTATAACTCCTATTGCCATCTCATCCGCTATTATTGCAGATATTGTTGAGGCAGGGGTATCTCCAGGAATCGCAACCATATCAATTCCAACTGAACAAACACACGTCATTGCTTCCAATTTTTCTAAGCTTAAAGAACCTGCTTTCACTGCTTCAATCATCCCGCTATCTTCGCTGACAGGAATAAATGCCCCACTTAGCCCTCCAACATAAGAAGCTGCCATTGCACCTCCTTTTTTCACTGCATCATTTAATAAAGCCAATGCTGCTGTCGAACCGTGAGTTCCACACTTCTCCAAACCCATCGCCTCCAATATATTGGCAATACTGTCCCCTCTTGCTGGGGTTGGAGCTAACGATAAATCAACAACTCCAAACTTAACTCCCAACTCTTTTGATACTTCCCTACCTATCAACTCTCCAACTCTCGTGATTTTAAAAGCCACTTTTTTAATTTCATTTGCTAATGTTCCAAAATCTGCATCTGGTAATTTTTCTACTACTGCCCTAACAACCCCAGGCCCTGAGACACCAACGTTTATTACTCTATCCCCTTCTCCAACTCCATGAAATGCCCCTGCCATGAAAGGATTGTCTTCAGGAGCGTTAGCAAAAACCACAAGTTTAGCACATCCAATAGCGTTTTCTGTTTTAAATGCGGTCTCTTTAATAATTTCCCCCATTCTTTTAACCGCATCCATATTAATTCCTGTTTTTGTAGTTGCAACGTTTATTGAGGAGCAAACTCTCTCTGTTTTTTCCATCATAAATGGTATAGAGTCAATTAAGGCAATATCCTCCTTTGTAGCATCTTTATGAACCAGTGCAGAATAGCCCCCCAAAAAATCAACGTTAACTTTTTTTGCAGCTTTATCTAATATTTCTCCAACCTCAACACATGCTTTTATCTGCTCTTCTCTATCCAAATTTTTTATTGCTCCTCCAACTATTAAAGATATTGGCGTTATCGCAATCCTTTTATTTACTATCGGTATTCCATATTTTTCAGATATTCTTTCTGCTGTTTCTACCAAATTTTCAGCAGATGTTGTTATCTTTTCGTAGATGTTTTCTTTTAGTTCATCAACATCTGTTGAAACACAGTCCCTTAAACTTAACCCTAATGTTACAGTTCTCAAATCTAAATTTTCCATTTTTATCATTTTTATTGTTTCCATTATTTCCTCTGGTCTAAACATCCTCTCTCCTCGTTTTGTTTTAATTTAATATTTAATCCTTCAAAT
This region includes:
- a CDS encoding PFL family protein, translated to MFRPEEIMETIKMIKMENLDLRTVTLGLSLRDCVSTDVDELKENIYEKITTSAENLVETAERISEKYGIPIVNKRIAITPISLIVGGAIKNLDREEQIKACVEVGEILDKAAKKVNVDFLGGYSALVHKDATKEDIALIDSIPFMMEKTERVCSSINVATTKTGINMDAVKRMGEIIKETAFKTENAIGCAKLVVFANAPEDNPFMAGAFHGVGEGDRVINVGVSGPGVVRAVVEKLPDADFGTLANEIKKVAFKITRVGELIGREVSKELGVKFGVVDLSLAPTPARGDSIANILEAMGLEKCGTHGSTAALALLNDAVKKGGAMAASYVGGLSGAFIPVSEDSGMIEAVKAGSLSLEKLEAMTCVCSVGIDMVAIPGDTPASTISAIIADEMAIGVINNKTTAVRIIPVPGKKEGEMVDYGGLLGSAPIMKVNKYSSEKFIKRGGRIPAPLQALTN